The Chanodichthys erythropterus isolate Z2021 chromosome 12, ASM2448905v1, whole genome shotgun sequence genome contains a region encoding:
- the LOC137032166 gene encoding B-cell receptor CD22-like: protein MSQRPAPSLLLLFLLMIPGVCSQWSGRGVSYSPSHICALQGSSVIMSCSYIYPTGHQIMKVYWTKTSIKEKNEEYPDLSKDPEYSQRLQYLGDKQQNCTIRLSHVTLKDSHEYYFKFITDKDDGRYIGKPGVTLTVTDLQVESPERVTEGDSVRLTCKSSCTLTDRATFIWYRNSQQLTTGIIGNQLDLGRVSRKDKSRYSCGVYGHSYRSPAVQLNIRYPPENPVISISPSGEIKKGDSVTLICSSDSNPPAEISWFKRGMFVGSGRIFNISKISSDDSGEYKCRSINEHGEKYSDAVTLNIMYPPRSVSVSISIIQSGHICSGDSVTLICSSDSNPPALNFSWFKENESSAVGSGQSFSALQSGRFYCQAHNQHGSQRSDDVTVTVHHGDGINVIVIAVTSGGLFFIIIIIIIILFIMRKRRDDQTEDLTVKQISDPNEDTCTALELKSTTSDLYGTLTTVHPRAPEDSCRTLDPQSFSKHENPSINRKMLQ, encoded by the exons ATGTCACAGAGACCGGCTCCTTCTCTTCTTCTGCTGTTTCTGCTCATGATTCCAG GAGTTTGTAGCCAGTGGAGTGGGAGGGGTGTGAGTTACAGTCCTTCACACATCTGTGCACTACAGGGATCATCAGTGATAATGAGCTGCTCTTATATATACCCTACTGGACATCAGATCATGAAAGTGTACTGGACCAAAACAAGTATTAAAGAGAAAAATGAAGAGTATCCAGATCTGTCTAAGGACCCTGAATACAGTCAGAGGCTTCAGTATCTGGGAGATAAACAGCAGAACTGCACCATCAGACtgagtcatgtgacactgaaggattCACACGAGTACTATTTCAAATTTATCACTGATAAAGATGATGGAAGATATATTGGTAAACCTGGAGTGACTCTTACTGTCACAG atctTCAGGTGGAGTCTCCTGAGAGAGTGacagagggagattcagtccgtCTGACATGTAAAAGCAGCTGCACTCTGACTGACAGAGCAACATTCATCTGGTACAGAAACTCACAGCAATTAACTACAGGAATTATTGGAAACCAGCTCGACCTCGGGAGAGTCAGCAGAAAAGATAAAAGCAGATATAGCTGTGGTGTATATGGACACAGTTACAGATCTCCTGCTGTTCAACTCAATATTAGAT ATCCTCCAGAGAATCCAGTGATCTCCATCAGTCCATCTGGTGAAATAAAGAAGggagattcagtgactctgatctgcagcagtgattcaaaccctcctgcAGAAATCAGCTGGTTTAAAAGAGGAATGTTTGTTGGATCTGGAAGAATCTTCAACATCTCAAAGATAAGCTCTGATGACAGTGGAGAATACAAGTGCAGATCCATCAATGAACATGGAGAGAAATACTCTGATGCTGTGACTTTAAACATCATGT ACCCTCCCAGGAGCGTTTCAGTCTCCATCTCCATCATTCAGTCTGGTCACATTTGCtcaggagattcagtgactctgatctgcagcagtgattcaaaccctcctgctCTGAACTTCAGCTGGTTTAAGGAGAATGAAAGCTCAGCTGTTGGATCTGGGCAGAGTTTCAGTGCACTACAGAGTGGACGCTTCTACTGTCAGGCTCACAATCAACATGGATCTCAGAGATCAGACGATGTAACTGTCACAG TTCATCATGGTGATGGTATTAATGTGATTGTGATCGCAGTGACATCTGGAGGATtattcttcatcatcatcatcatcatcatcatcctgttTATAAT GAGGAAACGAAGGGATGATCAAACTGAAGATCTCACAGTGAAACAG ATCTCTGATCCCAATGAAGACACATGTACAGCTCTTGAGCTCAAGTCCACGACCTCTGACCTGTACGGCACACTCACA ACGGTTCATCCCAGAGCTCCTGAAGACTCCTGCAGGACTCTTGATCCTCAGAGCTTTTctaaacatgagaatccatca ATCAACAGGAAGATGCTGCAGTAA